One stretch of Monomorium pharaonis isolate MP-MQ-018 chromosome 10, ASM1337386v2, whole genome shotgun sequence DNA includes these proteins:
- the LOC105835033 gene encoding CDK5RAP3-like protein isoform X2 has protein sequence MKDWQEILRLYEKDHVYLAEAAQMLMRNVNYEVPSIKKQIQKLEQSLIEFERKEAEYKKSENIAHTEYNALCKQLGITGYNTVRYELMDKVKELSEIYQKIAEKTKSLDKVVDFYSAFVEFTFCQQYNSDCVPMIKYVIEKGNTTIFEYTYGEIPTSIIEPPLNIKTDEDENNGRLNVDADAIDFGNLDLDGKIDFGEEVNLDAEGDIDWGDEGTEQSTAKEIDYNISLEESGIVVEAADHEGGMATGSEAYTILDNPTTRSEFINQLFELEAFMKLRLYEFKGDDKNNLLSFSQMQDASSILQLSTIETTQSMLDNVQVILSDILHSDVQHLHNIKHYPRYVDVVATALKQKLNLINKMLTQQELMRQKQDDIQNQTDKLRLLLKLIIQRTKELQAEIEQDISKKYKNRIVHLTGGINML, from the exons ATGAAGGATTGGCAGGAAATCTTACGATTGTATGAAAAAGATCATGTATATCTTGCCGAAGCTGCACAAATGCTTATGAGAAATGTGAATTATGAGGTTCCCAGTATTAAGAAACAGATACAAAAATTGGAACAatcattaatt GAATTTGAAAGGAAAGAagcagaatataaaaaatcagaaaatattgcacatACAGAGTACAATGCACTATGCAAACAATTAGGTATAACTGGTTATAATACAGTTAGATATGAGTTAATGGACAAGGTGAAAGAATTGTCGGaaatttatcagaaaataGCGGAGAAGACGAAAAGCTTGGACAAGGTTGTGGACTTCTACAGCGCGTTTGTTGAATTTACTTTCTGCCAGCAATATAATAGTGATTGCGTGCCGATGATTAAATACGTTATTG AAAAAGGAAACACGACGATCTTTGAATACACTTACGGAGAAATACCCACATCGATAATTGAGCCgccattaaatattaaaacagatGAAGATGAAAATAATGGGAGGCTTAATGTGGACGCCGAT GCCATTGATTTCGGTAATTTGGATCTAGACGGAAAGATTGATTTTGGCGAGGAAGTTAATTTGGATGCAGAAGGTGATATTGATTGGGGAGATGAAGGTACGGAACAATCTACTGCGAAAGAAATAGATTATAATATCTCTCTGGAGGAATCAGGTATAGTTGTAGAAGCGGCGGATCACGAAGGCGGCATGGCTACAGGATCCGAAGCGTACACAATATTAGATAATCCAACAACAAGATCCGAATTTATCAATCAGCTGTTTGaa ctagAGGCATTTATGAAATTACGTCTATACGAATTTAAAGGCGATGATAAGAACAATCTACTTAGCTTTAGCCAGATGCAGGATGCTTCGTCTATTTTACAACTTTCTACTATAGAGACCACTCAAAGTATGTTGGATAACGTTCAAGTTATTCTCTCTGACATATTGCATAGCGATGTCCAGCACTTGCATAACATCAAACATTATCCaag GTACGTGGATGTAGTGGCTACtgctttaaaacaaaaattaaatctgataaataaaatgttaacacAACAAGAACTCATGCGACAGAAACAAGATGACATACAGAATCAAACCGATAAGTTGCGCCTactattaaaacttattatacAGAGAACTAAGGAATTGCAAGCAGAG ATAGAGCAAGATATTTCTAAGAAGTACAAAAATAGGATTGTACATTTGACTGGAGGTATAAACATGTTATAG